Proteins co-encoded in one Microbacterium hydrocarbonoxydans genomic window:
- the mmsA gene encoding multiple monosaccharide ABC transporter ATP-binding protein has product MRSITKEFPGVKALSDVSITVRAGEIHAICGENGAGKSTLMKVLSGVYPYGSYEGEILLYGEEQRFRDIAASEQAGIAIIHQELALIPELSITENIFLGNEIRRFGRIDWQAQRQRSIELLARVGLRENPDVAIKTLGVGKQQLIEIAKALNKDVKLLILDEPTAALNENDSQHLLDLILGLKAKGIASIMISHKLNEIEQIADEITIIRDGRTVETLDISRGEINEDRIIRGMVGRSLESRYPDRTPEIGEVFFEVRDWWVQHPTVSERMVVKGSNINVRRGEVVGIAGLMGAGRTEFMMSIFGRSYGNFQSGTIVKDGQEITIPDVSSAIKHGLAYVSEDRKVLGLNLLDTIKRSTVAAKLSKISTRGVVDERAEYSIAEQFRKALRIKAPSVEEGVGKLSGGNQQKVVLARWMFTDPDLLILDEPTRGIDVGAKYEIYAIINELASQGKGVIVISSELPELLGISDRIYTVFEGRVTDCIPADQATPEALMRSMTSATQKASA; this is encoded by the coding sequence ATGCGCAGCATCACCAAGGAGTTCCCGGGAGTCAAAGCACTGTCCGATGTGTCCATCACCGTCAGAGCAGGCGAGATCCATGCGATCTGCGGCGAGAACGGTGCGGGGAAGTCGACCCTGATGAAGGTCCTGTCCGGGGTCTACCCGTACGGGTCGTACGAGGGTGAGATCCTGCTGTACGGCGAGGAGCAGCGGTTCCGCGACATCGCCGCCAGCGAGCAGGCCGGGATCGCGATCATCCACCAGGAGCTCGCGCTCATCCCCGAGCTGTCGATCACCGAGAACATCTTCCTCGGCAACGAGATCCGCCGGTTCGGACGGATCGACTGGCAGGCGCAGCGTCAGCGGTCGATCGAGCTGCTGGCCCGGGTCGGACTCCGCGAGAACCCCGACGTCGCGATCAAGACCCTCGGCGTCGGCAAGCAGCAGCTCATCGAGATCGCGAAGGCGCTCAACAAGGACGTCAAGCTGCTCATCCTCGACGAGCCGACCGCAGCCCTGAACGAGAACGACTCGCAGCACCTGCTCGACCTGATCCTCGGACTCAAGGCCAAGGGCATCGCGTCGATCATGATCAGCCACAAGCTCAACGAGATCGAGCAGATCGCCGACGAGATCACGATCATCCGCGACGGGCGCACGGTCGAGACGCTCGACATCTCGCGCGGCGAGATCAACGAAGACAGGATCATCCGCGGCATGGTCGGGCGTTCGCTCGAGAGCCGCTACCCCGATCGCACCCCCGAGATCGGGGAGGTGTTCTTCGAGGTCAGGGACTGGTGGGTGCAGCACCCGACCGTGTCGGAGCGCATGGTCGTCAAGGGGTCGAACATCAACGTCCGCCGCGGCGAGGTCGTCGGCATCGCGGGACTCATGGGCGCCGGGCGCACCGAGTTCATGATGAGCATCTTCGGGCGCTCGTACGGCAACTTCCAGTCGGGCACGATCGTCAAGGACGGCCAGGAGATCACCATCCCCGACGTGTCGTCGGCGATCAAGCACGGTCTCGCGTACGTGAGCGAGGACCGCAAGGTGCTCGGTCTCAACCTGCTCGACACCATCAAGCGCTCCACGGTCGCCGCGAAGCTGTCCAAGATCTCCACGCGCGGCGTCGTCGACGAGCGTGCCGAGTACTCGATCGCCGAGCAGTTCCGCAAGGCTCTGCGCATCAAGGCGCCCTCCGTCGAAGAGGGCGTGGGCAAGCTGTCGGGAGGCAATCAGCAGAAGGTCGTGCTGGCGCGGTGGATGTTCACCGATCCCGACCTGCTGATCCTCGACGAGCCCACGCGCGGCATCGACGTCGGCGCCAAGTACGAGATCTACGCGATCATCAACGAGCTCGCCTCCCAGGGCAAGGGCGTCATCGTCATCTCCAGCGAGTTGCCCGAGCTGCTCGGCATCTCCGACCGCATCTACACAGTCTTCGAAGGTCGGGTCACCGACTGCATCCCGGCCGACCAGGCGACACCCGAGGCACTCATGCGCAGCATGACCTCCGCTACTCAGAAAGCATCCGCATGA
- a CDS encoding LacI family DNA-binding transcriptional regulator → MSTASERARMPSIRDVARLAGVSHQTVSRVLNDHPSIRPETKAKVLDAISVLDYRPNLAARALVTSRSNMLGILSATVGEFGPTSSIVGIEDAAREEGYSVSTLNLSATSPEAIGNALRQLSREQVDGIVVLAPQVRVFHVLRGMAVDIPFVSLQTASGSDGVSLSADQVTGARTATEHLIGLGHSDILHIAGPQDWVEAESRMRGYLDALREADLPTFPPIRGDWTADFGYFAGQELSRRRDFTAVFVANDQMAIGLLHGFRDAGIRVPDDVSVVGFDDIPVAAHVAPTLSTVHQDFPELGRRAVRLLLAQIRGEQAPVFGPLQTTLRTRESSAPR, encoded by the coding sequence ATGTCCACCGCCTCCGAGCGAGCCAGGATGCCGAGCATCCGCGATGTCGCACGCCTCGCGGGCGTCTCGCACCAGACGGTCTCCCGCGTGCTCAACGACCACCCGAGCATCCGGCCGGAGACCAAGGCGAAGGTGCTCGACGCGATCTCGGTGCTCGATTACCGCCCGAACCTCGCAGCCAGGGCCCTGGTGACGAGCCGATCGAACATGCTCGGCATCCTGTCGGCGACCGTGGGGGAGTTCGGGCCGACGTCATCGATCGTCGGCATCGAGGATGCCGCGCGAGAAGAGGGCTACTCGGTCTCCACGCTCAATCTGTCGGCGACGTCTCCCGAGGCGATCGGCAACGCTCTGCGCCAGCTGTCGCGGGAGCAGGTCGACGGCATCGTGGTGCTGGCGCCTCAGGTGCGCGTGTTCCATGTGCTGCGAGGCATGGCTGTCGACATCCCGTTCGTGTCGCTGCAGACGGCATCCGGCTCCGACGGCGTGAGTCTCTCGGCCGACCAGGTGACGGGTGCTCGCACGGCCACCGAGCATCTGATCGGTCTCGGCCACAGCGACATCCTGCACATCGCCGGGCCGCAGGACTGGGTCGAGGCCGAGTCGAGGATGCGGGGGTACCTGGATGCTCTGCGCGAGGCGGATCTGCCCACGTTCCCGCCCATCCGCGGCGACTGGACCGCCGACTTCGGCTACTTCGCCGGTCAGGAGCTGTCGCGCAGGCGCGACTTCACGGCGGTGTTCGTGGCCAATGATCAGATGGCGATCGGCCTGCTGCACGGCTTCCGAGATGCCGGCATCCGTGTGCCTGACGACGTGAGCGTCGTGGGGTTCGACGACATCCCGGTGGCGGCGCACGTGGCCCCGACGCTCAGCACCGTGCACCAGGACTTCCCCGAACTCGGGCGCCGCGCGGTGCGCCTGCTGCTGGCGCAGATCCGCGGCGAGCAGGCACCCGTGTTCGGCCCGCTGCAGACGACCCTGAGAACCAGGGAATCGTCGGCACCTCGATAA
- a CDS encoding 4-(cytidine 5'-diphospho)-2-C-methyl-D-erythritol kinase: MSFASSPPAVHVRAPGKINLYLGVGGRHDDGYHALATVFQAVSLYEDVIARHADDFSITVSGVDDVDSVPLDDRNLAMRAAKLLATAAQYEGGVALEIRKSVPVAGGMGGGSADAAAALVACDALWGTGFSTARLHELAARLGADVPFALHGGTAVGTGRGDQLSPALARGRFDWVLVTSAEGLSTPVVYGRLDALREQHGALADDPPLSLDVPVPVLQALRSGDPELLSESIYNDLQEAALHERPDLETTILRGIHAGALQGIVSGSGPTVALLCGSPESAQHVQNELRDHGFDSMHVHGPVPGARIVA, encoded by the coding sequence ATGAGCTTCGCCTCTTCGCCCCCCGCCGTGCACGTGCGTGCGCCGGGCAAGATCAACCTCTACCTCGGTGTCGGCGGGCGACATGATGACGGCTACCACGCTCTCGCGACGGTCTTCCAGGCCGTCTCGCTGTATGAAGACGTGATCGCGCGGCATGCCGACGACTTCTCGATCACCGTCTCGGGGGTCGACGATGTCGACAGCGTGCCGCTGGACGACCGCAACCTGGCGATGCGCGCGGCGAAACTGCTCGCCACCGCGGCGCAGTACGAGGGCGGGGTCGCGCTCGAGATCAGGAAGAGCGTCCCCGTCGCGGGGGGCATGGGCGGAGGGTCCGCTGACGCCGCTGCCGCGCTCGTCGCCTGCGATGCGCTCTGGGGCACAGGGTTCTCGACGGCCCGGCTTCACGAGCTCGCGGCGCGCTTGGGCGCCGATGTGCCTTTCGCGCTGCACGGCGGCACTGCTGTCGGAACGGGGCGGGGCGATCAGCTGAGTCCCGCGCTGGCACGCGGGCGGTTCGACTGGGTGCTCGTCACGAGCGCCGAGGGACTCTCGACGCCTGTCGTCTACGGCCGACTCGACGCTCTCCGCGAGCAGCACGGTGCTCTCGCCGACGACCCGCCGCTCTCGCTCGACGTTCCGGTTCCCGTGCTGCAGGCGCTGCGCTCGGGCGATCCCGAACTGCTGTCCGAGAGCATCTACAACGATCTCCAGGAGGCGGCGCTGCACGAGCGCCCCGATCTCGAGACCACGATCCTGCGCGGCATCCACGCCGGTGCCCTGCAGGGGATCGTGTCGGGTTCTGGGCCGACGGTGGCCCTGCTGTGCGGCAGTCCCGAGAGCGCTCAGCATGTGCAGAACGAACTCCGTGATCACGGATTCGATTCGATGCACGTGCACGGTCCGGTGCCGGGCGCGCGCATCGTCGCCTGA
- a CDS encoding aldo/keto reductase translates to MTDSPRFRPNVPELHRPYAADENRYQQFEYRQVGTSGLFLPPISLGLWWNFGDNIPLDNQRELLRHAFDRGITHFDLANNYGPPYGSAEKNFGRLFAEDFRPYRDELIISSKAGWDMWPGPYGDYASRKYILASAEQSLTRMGLDHVDIFYSHRVDPVTPISETVAALDTLVRQGKALYVGISSYSAERTAEALAVAKDLGTPLVIHQPAYSILNRWVEDGLTDTLRQSGVGAIAFTPLAQGLLTDKYLGDGTAERAQKRGSLPDAPLSDDAVQTLRALNDIAGDRGQSLAQLALQWTLRDPVVASALVGASRPAQLDENIAALNGPAFTDQELARIDELSGSIDVDLWASSTEL, encoded by the coding sequence GTGACCGACTCCCCCCGCTTCCGTCCGAACGTCCCCGAACTGCACCGGCCGTACGCGGCGGATGAGAACCGCTACCAGCAGTTCGAGTACCGCCAGGTCGGCACCTCGGGGCTCTTCCTCCCTCCGATCTCCCTCGGCCTGTGGTGGAACTTCGGCGACAACATCCCGCTCGACAACCAGCGCGAGCTGCTGCGCCACGCGTTCGATCGCGGCATCACCCATTTCGACCTCGCGAACAACTACGGCCCGCCGTACGGCTCGGCCGAGAAGAACTTCGGACGCCTGTTCGCCGAGGACTTCCGTCCGTACCGCGACGAGCTGATCATCTCGTCGAAGGCCGGGTGGGACATGTGGCCCGGGCCCTACGGCGACTACGCGAGCCGCAAGTACATCCTGGCCAGCGCCGAGCAGTCGCTCACGCGCATGGGTCTCGACCACGTCGACATCTTCTACTCGCACCGGGTCGACCCGGTGACGCCGATCTCCGAGACGGTCGCCGCGCTCGACACTCTCGTGCGACAGGGCAAGGCTCTCTACGTCGGCATCTCGTCGTACAGTGCCGAGCGCACCGCAGAGGCGCTCGCGGTCGCGAAGGATCTCGGCACCCCGCTCGTGATCCATCAGCCGGCGTACTCGATCCTCAACCGGTGGGTCGAGGACGGCCTGACCGACACACTCCGGCAGTCGGGCGTCGGGGCGATCGCCTTCACACCGCTGGCGCAGGGGCTGCTGACCGACAAGTACCTCGGAGACGGCACCGCCGAGCGCGCGCAGAAGCGCGGCTCACTGCCCGATGCTCCGCTCTCGGACGACGCCGTGCAGACTCTGCGTGCGCTGAACGACATCGCGGGCGACCGCGGCCAGTCGCTCGCCCAGCTCGCGCTGCAGTGGACCCTGCGCGACCCCGTGGTCGCATCGGCGCTGGTCGGAGCATCGCGGCCCGCCCAGCTCGACGAGAACATCGCGGCGCTGAACGGTCCCGCCTTCACCGACCAGGAGCTCGCCCGCATCGACGAGCTGTCCGGTTCCATCGACGTCGACCTCTGGGCGTCGTCGACGGAGCTCTGA
- the rsmA gene encoding 16S rRNA (adenine(1518)-N(6)/adenine(1519)-N(6))-dimethyltransferase RsmA, translating to MTVTLLGATEIRRLAAELDVTPTKKLGQNFVVDANTVRKIVHAARVQPGERVVEVGPGLGSLTLAILETGASVTAVEIDHRLAARLPQTVLEHGVPEGQLTVVDADALRVTELPGEPTVLIANLPYNVSVPVLLHFLENFSYLKRGVVMVQSEVAERLAAKPGSKIYGSPSVKAAWYGEWRLAGNVSRQVFWPVPNVDSLLVGFDRSDGERGSEDERRRTFAIVDAAFNQRRKMLRQALSGIFGSSAAASEILLAAGVAPTARGEDLGVEDYHRIAQHVARIEEAVVTD from the coding sequence ATGACAGTCACCCTGCTCGGCGCCACCGAGATCCGCCGCCTCGCCGCCGAGCTCGATGTCACCCCGACGAAGAAGCTCGGGCAGAACTTCGTCGTCGACGCGAACACCGTGCGCAAGATCGTGCACGCGGCGCGAGTGCAGCCGGGCGAACGGGTCGTCGAGGTGGGGCCGGGCCTCGGTTCGCTCACTCTTGCGATCCTCGAGACGGGGGCATCCGTCACGGCCGTCGAGATCGATCATCGTCTCGCCGCTCGACTGCCGCAGACGGTCCTCGAGCACGGGGTCCCCGAGGGGCAGCTGACGGTCGTGGATGCCGATGCCCTGCGTGTCACGGAACTCCCTGGCGAGCCCACCGTGCTCATCGCGAACCTGCCGTACAACGTCTCTGTGCCGGTGCTGCTGCACTTCCTCGAGAACTTCTCGTATCTGAAGCGGGGCGTCGTGATGGTGCAGTCCGAGGTCGCCGAGCGGCTGGCGGCCAAGCCGGGCTCGAAGATCTACGGATCGCCCAGCGTCAAGGCCGCCTGGTACGGCGAGTGGCGACTCGCGGGAAACGTGTCTCGGCAGGTGTTCTGGCCCGTGCCCAATGTCGACAGTCTGCTCGTCGGCTTCGATCGCTCCGATGGCGAACGCGGCTCGGAAGACGAGCGACGCCGCACCTTCGCGATCGTCGACGCCGCGTTCAATCAGCGCCGCAAGATGCTCCGCCAGGCGCTCTCCGGGATCTTCGGCAGCTCTGCGGCGGCATCCGAGATCCTGCTCGCCGCCGGAGTGGCTCCGACCGCTCGCGGTGAAGACCTCGGCGTCGAGGACTACCACCGCATCGCGCAGCATGTCGCCCGGATCGAAGAAGCCGTCGTCACCGACTAA
- a CDS encoding MFS transporter, whose product MPSLGELIAPRRMGRDFRWLLASSWTSNVGDGVALAAAPLLIASMTSSPILVAAGAIMQFLPWLLFGLHAGAIADRFDRRRLVMFANGARAIVLAGLCVFLLTGTANIWIVLAVAFLYGTAEVFVDTAGSTLLPMLVKPADLGIGNARLQAGYLVANQFAGPPLGAFLFAAGTAWPFLVEVLCVLLAVALISRMARTPVPPRDSAGAEARTHVHTDIAEGLRWLWRNPPVRMLVLIILVFNVTWAAPWGVLVLYATEHLNMGAVGYGALTTASAIGGILATLSFGWLERHVSFATLMRIVLTLEVLMHLAFALTSTGWVALVIMFFFGAYAFVWGTISTTVRQRLVPAELQGRVASVNMVGVFGGMVIGQALGGVVAQIWGLTGPWWFAFVGAALTLLLVWKPISQIVSAAPVDQSVNEP is encoded by the coding sequence ATGCCCTCCCTCGGTGAACTGATCGCACCACGTCGCATGGGCAGGGACTTCCGCTGGCTGCTCGCGTCGTCGTGGACGAGCAACGTCGGAGACGGCGTGGCCCTGGCCGCCGCTCCCCTGCTCATCGCGTCGATGACGTCGTCGCCGATCCTCGTCGCCGCCGGCGCGATCATGCAGTTCCTCCCGTGGCTGCTGTTCGGCCTGCACGCCGGTGCCATCGCCGACCGATTCGATCGGCGCCGCCTGGTGATGTTCGCGAACGGCGCCCGAGCGATCGTGCTCGCGGGGCTGTGCGTGTTCCTGCTCACGGGCACCGCGAACATCTGGATCGTGCTGGCCGTCGCCTTCCTCTACGGCACGGCCGAGGTCTTCGTCGACACGGCAGGCAGCACGCTGCTGCCCATGCTCGTGAAGCCCGCGGATCTCGGCATCGGAAACGCGCGACTGCAGGCCGGGTACCTCGTCGCGAATCAGTTCGCCGGCCCTCCACTGGGGGCCTTCCTCTTCGCGGCGGGCACCGCCTGGCCGTTCCTGGTCGAGGTGCTCTGCGTGCTTCTCGCCGTCGCACTGATCTCGCGCATGGCGCGCACGCCGGTGCCTCCGCGCGACTCGGCGGGCGCGGAGGCCAGGACGCACGTGCACACCGACATCGCCGAAGGCCTGCGCTGGCTCTGGCGCAATCCCCCGGTGCGGATGCTGGTGCTGATCATCCTGGTGTTCAACGTCACGTGGGCCGCGCCCTGGGGCGTGCTCGTGCTGTACGCCACCGAGCACCTGAACATGGGCGCCGTCGGATACGGCGCTCTGACGACCGCCTCCGCGATCGGCGGGATACTCGCCACGCTGAGCTTCGGATGGCTCGAGCGACACGTGTCGTTCGCGACGCTCATGCGCATCGTGCTCACGCTCGAGGTGCTGATGCATCTGGCTTTCGCCCTCACGAGCACCGGCTGGGTCGCGCTCGTCATCATGTTCTTCTTCGGCGCCTACGCCTTCGTCTGGGGAACCATCTCGACCACCGTGCGCCAGCGCCTGGTGCCGGCCGAGCTGCAGGGTCGCGTCGCCTCGGTCAACATGGTCGGCGTGTTCGGCGGCATGGTGATCGGGCAGGCGCTGGGCGGCGTGGTCGCGCAGATCTGGGGGCTGACCGGTCCGTGGTGGTTCGCCTTCGTCGGCGCCGCGCTCACGCTGCTGCTCGTGTGGAAGCCGATCTCGCAGATCGTCAGCGCAGCGCCCGTGGATCAGTCGGTGAACGAGCCGTAG
- a CDS encoding TatD family hydrolase, with protein MPETYVQRRDGDGRKDLRYPAAPEPLAVPVYDNHAHLEILDGDEPLSLTEQLDRAEAVGIAGVVQASGDIESSRWAVEAAASDPRVLAAVAIHPNDAPAYAEAGRLGGVGLDDAIAVIDELAAHPRTRAIGETGLDFFRTEPERRAPQFESFEAHIALAKKHGIAMQIHDRDAHDAVLETLTRVGAPEKTVFHCFSGDEAMARLCADAGYHLSFAGNVTFKNAQNLRDALAVTPLDRILVETDAPFLTPTPLRGRPNAPYLVPITVRFMATELGIEVDELSARLAANTLRVYGSFTD; from the coding sequence ATGCCCGAGACGTACGTGCAGCGCCGTGATGGCGACGGGCGCAAGGATCTGCGGTATCCCGCGGCTCCCGAGCCCCTCGCCGTGCCGGTGTACGACAACCACGCGCACCTCGAGATCCTCGACGGCGACGAGCCGCTGTCCCTGACCGAGCAGCTCGACCGCGCCGAGGCCGTCGGCATCGCGGGGGTCGTGCAGGCCTCCGGCGACATCGAGTCCTCGCGCTGGGCCGTCGAGGCCGCGGCATCCGATCCCCGAGTGCTCGCGGCCGTGGCGATCCATCCGAACGATGCGCCGGCCTATGCCGAGGCGGGTCGTCTCGGCGGAGTCGGTCTCGACGACGCCATCGCGGTGATCGACGAACTCGCCGCGCATCCGCGCACGAGAGCCATCGGAGAGACCGGGCTGGACTTCTTCCGCACCGAGCCCGAGCGCCGTGCGCCCCAGTTCGAGTCGTTCGAAGCGCACATCGCGCTGGCGAAGAAGCACGGCATCGCGATGCAGATCCACGACCGCGATGCGCACGACGCCGTCCTCGAGACGCTGACCCGTGTGGGCGCGCCCGAGAAGACCGTCTTCCACTGCTTCTCGGGCGACGAGGCGATGGCTCGCCTCTGCGCGGATGCCGGCTACCACCTGTCGTTCGCGGGCAATGTCACGTTCAAGAACGCGCAGAACCTGCGCGATGCGCTTGCGGTCACACCGCTCGACCGCATCCTCGTCGAGACCGATGCCCCCTTCCTCACACCGACCCCGCTGCGCGGTCGACCGAACGCGCCGTACCTGGTGCCCATCACCGTGCGGTTCATGGCGACGGAACTCGGCATCGAGGTCGACGAGCTGTCTGCGCGGCTCGCCGCGAACACGCTGCGGGTCTACGGCTCGTTCACCGACTGA
- the metG gene encoding methionine--tRNA ligase, which produces MPAGESFYITTPIYYPSDVPHIGHGYTSVAVDALARWHRQGGDDTWMLTGTDEHGQKMLRAAAANNVTPQEWVDKLVTEAWFPLLKTLDVANDDFIRTTQERHEERVKKFVQAIYDRGYIYAGEYEALYCVGCEEFKPEAEILDGTGPFEGLKVCAIHSKPLELLQEKNYFFKLSEFQGRLLDLYKTQPDFIRPESARNEVVSFVRQGLKDLSISRSAFDWGIEVPWDPSHVIYVWVDALLNYATAVGYGDDPETFARRWPAYHVVGKDILRFHAVIWPAMLMAAGVDVPKGVFAHGWLLVGGEKMSKSKLTGIAPTEITDVFGSDAYRFYFLSAIAFGQDGSFSWEDLAARYQAELANGFGNLASRTTAMIEKYFDGVVPPPAEYLEQDLVIQRLVARATTDADAAVEQFRIDEAIRAIWTIVDALNGYITENEPWALARDDDQRARLGTVLYTCAEGLRALAVLLSPVMPQSTEKLWVALGAAESLGRLLDQPIREAGAWGALRPGTSVNGLSPLFPRVESNV; this is translated from the coding sequence ATGCCCGCTGGCGAATCGTTCTACATCACCACGCCCATCTACTACCCCTCCGATGTGCCTCACATCGGCCACGGGTACACCTCGGTGGCGGTCGACGCGCTCGCGCGCTGGCACCGTCAGGGCGGCGATGACACGTGGATGCTCACAGGCACCGACGAGCACGGGCAGAAGATGCTCCGCGCGGCGGCGGCGAACAACGTCACCCCGCAGGAGTGGGTCGACAAGCTCGTCACCGAGGCGTGGTTCCCTCTGCTGAAGACCCTCGACGTCGCGAACGACGACTTCATCCGCACCACGCAGGAGCGGCATGAGGAGCGCGTCAAGAAGTTCGTGCAGGCGATCTACGACCGCGGCTACATCTATGCCGGCGAGTACGAGGCCCTCTACTGCGTGGGCTGCGAGGAGTTCAAGCCCGAGGCCGAGATCCTCGACGGCACCGGCCCGTTCGAGGGTCTGAAGGTGTGTGCGATCCACTCCAAGCCTCTCGAGCTGCTGCAGGAGAAGAACTACTTCTTCAAGCTCAGCGAGTTCCAGGGCCGGCTGCTCGACCTCTACAAGACCCAGCCCGATTTCATCCGCCCCGAGTCGGCGCGCAACGAGGTCGTCTCATTCGTGCGCCAGGGACTCAAGGACCTGTCGATCTCGCGGTCGGCGTTCGACTGGGGCATCGAGGTGCCGTGGGATCCGTCGCACGTCATCTACGTCTGGGTCGATGCGCTGCTCAACTACGCGACAGCTGTCGGGTACGGCGACGACCCCGAGACGTTCGCACGCCGCTGGCCCGCGTATCACGTGGTCGGCAAAGACATCCTGCGCTTCCACGCGGTGATCTGGCCCGCGATGCTGATGGCGGCGGGCGTCGATGTGCCCAAGGGCGTGTTCGCGCACGGCTGGCTCCTGGTCGGCGGCGAGAAGATGTCGAAGTCGAAGCTCACCGGCATCGCGCCCACCGAGATCACCGACGTGTTCGGTTCCGACGCGTACCGCTTCTACTTCCTCTCGGCGATCGCGTTCGGTCAGGATGGATCGTTCTCGTGGGAGGACCTCGCCGCTCGGTATCAGGCCGAGCTTGCGAACGGCTTCGGCAACCTCGCCTCCCGCACCACGGCGATGATCGAGAAGTACTTCGACGGCGTCGTGCCGCCGCCCGCCGAGTACCTCGAACAGGATCTGGTGATCCAGAGACTGGTCGCTCGGGCGACCACCGATGCGGATGCCGCCGTCGAGCAGTTCCGCATCGATGAGGCGATCCGCGCGATCTGGACGATCGTCGACGCTCTCAACGGCTACATCACCGAGAACGAGCCCTGGGCGCTGGCCCGCGACGACGATCAGCGCGCGAGGCTCGGAACAGTCCTCTACACCTGCGCCGAAGGCCTTCGCGCGCTCGCCGTGCTGCTCTCGCCGGTCATGCCGCAGTCGACCGAGAAGCTGTGGGTGGCGCTGGGTGCCGCCGAGAGCCTCGGCCGCCTGCTGGATCAGCCGATCCGCGAGGCCGGTGCCTGGGGCGCGCTGCGTCCGGGAACGAGCGTCAACGGTCTCTCCCCGCTGTTCCCGCGGGTGGAGTCGAACGTCTGA
- a CDS encoding molybdopterin-dependent oxidoreductase, whose amino-acid sequence MSHAARTTRSDGLRAAAAGLSASVVAVGLAELVAALVEPSASPFAVIGGGLIDLAPSWAKDAAIALFGTGDKIALITGIAVVLAAVAALAGILESRRAGVGSAILAALGVLALVAAMIRPGAGPFAWLPGVVAGITAVVALRLLMRRLHPVPYARPDAEERRRFLLWTLGVAATGAAALIVGTVARGATRSIEAVREALRLPSPVRAAPAVAPGAELDIPGLAPVVTPNAQFYRIDTALIVPRIDPADWSLRIHGMVEREVVISWDELLALPMTESHVTLACVSNEVGGDLIGNALWLGHPVRDLLARAGVDPDADMVLSRSSDGFTASTPLEALTDERDALLAVGMNGDPLPIEHGFPVRLVVPGLYGYVSATKWVTELEVTRFDRATAYWTDRGWSERGPIKLQSRIDVPRRGVRLEPGDAVIAGMAWQQHVGVEGVEVRIDGGPWRAAELATAISDDTWVQWRMPWAAESGAHTIECRALSADGETQTSEPADVVPDGAQGWHRIEVSVA is encoded by the coding sequence ATGAGCCACGCAGCCCGCACGACCCGCAGCGACGGGCTCCGAGCGGCGGCCGCCGGACTCAGTGCGTCGGTCGTCGCGGTCGGCCTCGCCGAACTCGTCGCAGCCCTCGTCGAGCCGAGCGCGAGTCCTTTCGCCGTCATCGGCGGCGGGCTGATCGACCTCGCGCCGAGCTGGGCGAAGGACGCCGCGATCGCGCTGTTCGGCACCGGCGACAAGATCGCGCTCATCACCGGGATCGCGGTCGTGCTCGCGGCCGTCGCCGCGCTCGCCGGCATCCTGGAGTCCCGCAGAGCAGGCGTGGGGTCGGCCATCCTCGCAGCGCTCGGCGTGCTCGCACTGGTGGCGGCCATGATCAGGCCCGGCGCCGGGCCCTTCGCCTGGCTGCCCGGCGTCGTCGCGGGCATCACCGCGGTCGTCGCTCTCCGGCTGCTCATGCGCAGACTGCACCCTGTTCCGTATGCGCGCCCGGATGCCGAGGAGCGGCGCCGATTCCTGCTCTGGACTCTCGGAGTCGCCGCCACCGGCGCCGCAGCGCTCATCGTCGGCACCGTCGCTCGAGGGGCCACCCGCTCGATCGAGGCGGTGCGTGAGGCGCTGCGCCTGCCGTCTCCGGTCCGCGCCGCGCCGGCGGTGGCGCCCGGCGCCGAGCTCGACATCCCCGGCCTCGCCCCCGTCGTCACCCCGAACGCCCAGTTCTACCGCATCGACACCGCGCTGATCGTGCCGCGCATCGACCCGGCCGACTGGTCGCTGCGCATCCACGGGATGGTCGAGCGCGAGGTCGTGATCTCGTGGGACGAGCTGCTCGCGCTGCCCATGACCGAGTCGCATGTGACGCTCGCGTGCGTGTCGAACGAGGTGGGCGGTGACCTGATCGGAAACGCACTGTGGCTCGGTCATCCCGTGCGCGACCTGCTCGCCCGCGCGGGCGTCGATCCGGATGCCGACATGGTGCTGTCCCGGTCGTCCGACGGGTTCACGGCCTCCACTCCGCTCGAGGCGCTGACCGACGAGCGTGATGCGCTGCTGGCCGTCGGCATGAACGGCGATCCGCTGCCGATCGAGCACGGCTTCCCGGTGCGCCTGGTGGTTCCGGGGCTCTACGGCTACGTGTCGGCGACCAAATGGGTGACCGAGCTCGAGGTCACGCGGTTCGACCGTGCCACCGCCTACTGGACCGACCGCGGGTGGTCGGAGCGCGGGCCGATCAAGCTGCAGTCGCGCATCGACGTGCCCCGTCGCGGTGTTCGTCTCGAGCCCGGCGACGCGGTGATCGCCGGTATGGCCTGGCAGCAGCACGTGGGCGTCGAGGGTGTCGAGGTGCGGATCGACGGCGGCCCGTGGCGTGCCGCCGAGCTCGCCACCGCCATCTCCGACGACACGTGGGTGCAGTGGCGCATGCCGTGGGCGGCCGAGAGCGGCGCGCACACGATCGAGTGCCGGGCGCTCAGCGCCGACGGCGAGACGCAGACCTCCGAACCGGCCGATGTCGTGCCCGACGGGGCACAGGGGTGGCACCGCATCGAGGTCTCGGTCGCCTGA